One part of the Rutidosis leptorrhynchoides isolate AG116_Rl617_1_P2 chromosome 1, CSIRO_AGI_Rlap_v1, whole genome shotgun sequence genome encodes these proteins:
- the LOC139839801 gene encoding premnaspirodiene oxygenase-like, translated as MSLVSEMKDVLLVSMSIFGRLIGPTSTSGLRPFSKDVFTAGTDTSASTVEWVMSELMRNPEVLKGAQSEVRQMFKGKTIIQDIDFQELKYLKMVVKETFRLHPPVPLLMPRECRESCEINGYVIPIKTKVIVNAWALGRDPEYWHDPESFLPERFENTNIDFSGNNLEYLQFGAGRRMCPGSLFGLANVEITLSHLLYHFDWKISGGINPRDLDMSDTFGVVCRKKNHLYLIATPYTPL; from the exons ATGTCATTAGTTAGCGAAATGAAGGATGTTTTGCTAGTATCAATGTCAATCTTTGGGCGTTTGATTGGCCCCACCAGTACTAGTGGTCTTAGACCTTTCTCTAAA GATGTTTTTACAGCTGGAACTGACACTTCTGCATCAACAGTAGAATGGGTCATGTCTGAACTAATGAGGAACCCTGAAGTACTAAAGGGAGCACAATCTGAAGTGCGACAAATGTTTAAGGGAAAGACAATAATACAAGACATTGATTTTCAAGAACTGAAGTACTTAAAAATGGTAGTTAAGGAAACTTTTAGATTGCATCCCCCCGTTCCCTTACTGATGCCCAGAGAATGTCGCGAAAGTTGTGAGATCAACGGATACGTCATACCCATAAAAACCAAAGTCATTGTTAACGCGTGGGCATTAGGAAGGGATCCTGAATACTGGCACGATCCAGAAAGTTTTCTACCTGAAAGGTTTGAGAACACTAATATTGATTTCTCAGGTAACAATTTAGAGTATCTTCAGTTTGGGGCCGGGAGGAGGATGTGTCCAGGTAGTTTGTTCGGTTTAGCAAACGTTGAGATTACTTTATCGCATTTACTCTATCACTTCGACTGGAAAATATCTGGAGGGATAAATCCTAGAGACTTAGACATGAGTGATACTTTTGGAGTTGTCTGCAGGAAAAAAAATCATCTCTATTTGATTGCCACTCCTTATACACCACTTTGA